TATTTGGGAGAAGATCGGGGTACAATTTCTAGCATGAgatatatttaatattaaattGGTGTAATTTAGAAGTAGAAGTAGAGTAACTTTCATCGTTAAAAAGGTTTTGCTTATCTACTGGGAGAGAGTTGGGCGGACTGCTACACAATCATCTTacatattaaaattaaaacaaatgaTACACTTGTTTTTCTGGTTCTCCATTTGTTCTTGTTTCTACACTAAATGTCTTTCCACAATTATATGTATTAAATTATTTGGTCTTGGGGTGAAGCTCGGAGGGTCGGTATGATGTATCAACTTCCCTTCTTTTGTATTTACGCTGGTTTtgccgttaatttgttccttttgtacatttaagctcttttaatcctgaaaatcaaaagtatacaaataaatgcactttttccaatattagtactaaaaagagttgattttataccttatttgatataatttatatgttgcatttggtgCATATCAGTAGGATGTAGAGGAAGGTTGGCCATGTTCAAGTGAGGTGAATAATGAAGGTATAGAGTGTAAAATTGGAAGTTTGCGCTTGCAATTGATTAACAGACTATTATGAAATGGTAAAAGTAACCCAAAACTTCTGAAAGAGTATTTATAGGGTTTTTGTAACGATCACATGAAACTACCTGATAAAAAAAAGTAGTAGTTTCCCCGttatttgtgttttttaattgTGAAAAGACTTTTCAGTGGAGTGATTTTGGAATCCATGCCTGATAACTTGCAGGCTTGATTCCATCAAGGCTTCACTGCATTGCctttaatttagcactttaaatCAGACCTCATTGGCTTGTACTGATGAGTGGTAGAATGGTAATTTTCTGTTTAGGCCTAATGTTGGCAGGTCGCGCACCAGTCACTTAAACTGCCCTAGTGAATTTCCTATGGTTTAGGGCCATTGTTACAGGAGCCTTAACAattttaaatacttcaaaattgtGTTAACTCACACTAACTGAATTCACTACATGGATAGAAAACTAGCTTTTCTTGAAAGTTTTCCAGATTAATCCTCTTGCTTTTCTCATAAGCTAAGACCATGTAACAATTCACTGTGTTGTGCTTTGTTTTCTCACAAACAACACAGAATAGTGTGCCTTTTATGCTTTTACCCCTTTTTGAGCCAGGCTTTGATTTGGCTTTAGAGATTTGGTTGTAGTTTTGGACGAAACTACTGGAGGAATATCAGTTGGTGTTATTTTCGCTTCCGAGGTCACCAAGTggatatgtataatttatatgatttaaattaaataattagtaagtaaaaaaaaaaaaccagattCTCAATAAACACATGGTTAAATAAAACTTAGTACGAAATTGGTACTGCAAAATTACAATCCAGCATACATATTATAAATTGTACCGAGAATGATTATATCATACGTAAATATATTTCAAACAAATTAGCAAAGGCTAAATCTTAACTAAAAACCTAAAATCGTAGTAACTACAGCTATTAAATTATAATAGAGAATGAAACCCACACTTCTTATTCATTGAACAACAAATTTCTCTTTAACACGATGCAAACAACACAAAAAGTGTAATGGACTATTGAAGGTCTTTTTCTTTacagttgaaaataaaaaaataaattaaggaATCAAGATATCATTACAAACAGTGTAATTTCCAAGTAATCGAAAAAAGATTTAGATGACATTCAAAATAACTAGGGAAGAGCACCACAAATTCTTCGTATGACTCCTTCTTGACCTGTTAAAGGCCTGATTTCACTCATCTTCACCATTGCAGCTGTAAAATCCGACTTGAACTTTGAAGGATTATTGCTATATTCCCTAACAATGCTGTCTGTTGATCCACCGCTAAACAACACTTGATCAGACTCAAGAAGACCCTTCTTTTGTATCAAGTTCTTGAAGTAACTATAATCAAACGAATTAGGAGTCACTAAATCGAGTGGTGCAAGATTTCCGTTGCCGTCGTTGATAGGGCAACCACGTCTACGGGTGCTAGCGAATCCTGCATCAATGTCTGATCCATTGTCGTATATCCTATCACGGAATAAGAAGCATTGCGCTTGTCCAATAGTATGAGCTCCTGCATTAACCACATCTTCAATATTAGCTCACACTTTGTTATAATTTATATAATGAAATATATATTAATCGATGAATTAATTAAGCTACATATACGGCAAATAAGCACCTGATAatgtgtaggtccctcggaggatgaggtcaaaccttaaccttgttatgtgaaacacactagcaagtgcggaatccaagctagagtgcaaaccgagatgaaacaagcacaaacacaagacacacaatattcaccgattaacaccacttgtattaatacgtatgaaaggttcggttacaagctcaatgtttgcaaatctgttttgcaaactctctaagtatgtgtgtgttcttgacagaatactCTCTCTATCTTTCGTATCTTTCTATACTTCTGTCTCTTGTGTCTAAAATGAAGTGAACACActatatgggtatatatacccaacactggtcgtctggtcgaaggatcagatagattgatcgaag
This is a stretch of genomic DNA from Helianthus annuus cultivar XRQ/B chromosome 16, HanXRQr2.0-SUNRISE, whole genome shotgun sequence. It encodes these proteins:
- the LOC110920207 gene encoding lignin-forming anionic peroxidase, which codes for MQGCDASILLDDGPSIISEKNALPNKGSVRGYEVIEAAKSEVEKLCPGVVSSADVLTVAARDASEMVGGPSWSVKLGRRDSTMASLLLAESGALPSFKASLDSLISTFGDNGLSARDMVALSGAHTIGQAQCFLFRDRIYDNGSDIDAGFASTRRRGCPINDGNGNLAPLDLVTPNSFDYSYFKNLIQKKGLLESDQVLFSGGSTDSIVREYSNNPSKFKSDFTAAMVKMSEIRPLTGQEGVIRRICGALP